A genomic segment from Nicotiana sylvestris chromosome 1, ASM39365v2, whole genome shotgun sequence encodes:
- the LOC104230849 gene encoding short-chain dehydrogenase reductase 3b-like → MANKLRLEGKVAVITGAASGIGEATARLFVEHGARVVIADIQDELGLQVVASIGTDMASYCHCDVTDEKQVEETVAYAVEKYGTLDIMFSNVGTLNFCSVLDMDVTAFEKTMAVNVRGTALAVKHAARVMVAKQVKGSIICNASIEAILAGAASLAYVASKHAVVGIVKAAARELGLHGIRVNGVSPYGIATPLVCKAYGCDDAGSLEAGISGNAHLKGVTLSTEHIAQAALFLASDESAYISGHNLAVDGGLSSMLKLNY, encoded by the exons ATGGCAAATAAGCTCAG GTTGGAGGGTAAAGTGGCTGTAATTACTGGTGCAGCAAGTGGCATTGGAGAAGCAACTGCAAGATTGTTTGTGGAACATGGGGCTCGAGTGGTAATTGCGGACATTCAAGACGAACTTGGTCTCCAAGTAGTGGCGTCCATTGGAACAGACATGGCCAGCTACTGCCACTGCGACGTCACTGACGAGAAACAAGTCGAGGAAACTGTCGCCTACGCTGTTGAAAAATACGGCACTCTCGACATCATGTTTAGCAATGTCGGAACACTGAACTTCTGCAGTGTTCTCGACATGGATGTGACGGCATTTGAGAAGACAATGGCCGTCAATGTGCGAGGTACCGCATTAGCCGTCAAGCATGCAGCTAGAGTCATGGTTGCTAAACAAGTTAAGGGATCCATCATATGCAACGCGAGCATTGAGGCTATTCTTGCTGGGGCAGCCTCGTTGGCTTACGTAGCGTCGAAGCACGCAGTCGTAGGCATTGTGAAAGCGGCGGCGCGTGAGCTAGGGCTACACGGGATCAGGGTGAACGGCGTATCCCCTTATGGCATTGCGACGCCACTCGTATGCAAAGCCTACGGGTGCGATGATGCCGGTTCGTTggaagctggaatatctggaaatGCTCACTTGAAAGGTGTTACGTTGAGCACAGAGCATATCGCACAAGCAGCACTTTTCTTGGCGTCAGATGAATCAGCTTACATTAGCGGTCATAATTTGGCTGTCGATGGCGGCCTCAGTTCTATGTTGAAGCTGAATTACTAA
- the LOC104230848 gene encoding serine/threonine-protein phosphatase PP2A-5 catalytic subunit: MSSSDLVAASIQGNLDEQISQLMQCKPLSEPDVRALCEKAKEILMEESNVQPVKSPVTICGDIHGQFHDLAELFRIGGQCPDTNYLFMGDYVDRGYYSVETVTLLVALKVRYPQRLTILRGNHESRQITQVYGFYDECLRKYGNANVWKTFTDLFDYFPLTALVESEIFCLHGGLSPSIETLDNVRSFDRVQEVPHEGAMCDLLWSDPDDRCGWGMSPRGAGYTFGQDISEQFHQTNNLKLIARAHQLVMEGYNWSHEQKVVTIFSAPNYCYRCGNMASILEVDDCRGHTFIQFDPAPRRGEPDVTRRTPDYFL; encoded by the exons ATGAGTTCTTCGGATCTGGTAGCAGCGAGCATACAGGGTAATCTGGATGAGCAGATTTCTCAGTTAATGCAGTGCAAGCCTCTCTCTGAGCCTGAT GTTAGAGCATTATGCGAGAAGGCCAAAGAGATACTAATGGAAGAAAGTAATGTTCAG cCAGTAAAAAGCCCTGTGACTATATGTGGTGATATCCACGGACAATTCCATGATCTCGCCGAGCTTTTTAGGATTGGTGGACAG TGTCCAGATACAAATTATCTGTTTATGGGTGATTACGTCGACCGTGGATATTATTCAGTCGAAACTGTTACC CTATTGGTAGCTTTGAAAGTACGTTATCCTCAGCGATTAACAATTCTCAGAggaaatcatgaaagccgacag ATCACACAAGTCTATGGGTTCTATGATGAGTGCTTGCGGAA GTACGGCAATGCTAATGTCTGGAAAACATTTACTGATCTATTTGATTATTTCCCTTTGACAGCATTG GTTGAATCCGAAATTTTTTGTTTGCATGGAGGATTATCTCCATCTATTGAAACCCTTGATAATGTAAGAAGTTTTGACCGTGTCCAAGAAGTTCCCCATGAAGGGGCCATGTGTGATCTTTTGTGGTCAGACCCAGATGATCGTTGTGGCTGGGGGATGTCACCCCGCGGTGCTGGATACACTTTTGGGCAG GACATCTCCGAGCAATTTCACCAAACCAACAATCTAAAGCTGATAGCTCGAGCTCATCAGCTGGTCATGGAGGGATATAACTGGAGCCAT GAACAAAAGGTTGTCACTATTTTTAGTGCACCAAATTATTGTTATCGATGTGGAAACATGGCCTCTATTTTGGAGGTTGACGACTGCAGAGGGCACACGTTTATCCAG TTTGATCCAGCTCCAAGAAGGGGAGAACCGGATGTAACACGAAGAACCCCTGATTACTTCTTATAA